CTCCCCGGGAGCGTTCTTCTGGGCGATCGCGAGTCCGGCCTCGTGCGCCACCAGTGCGTACTCGAGGGCCAGCGCCGTGTTGTCGTCAGTGGTGAGGCGGCCCTGCGAGCGGGTCCAGCTGTCGAGGTTGTCGACCTCCACCGCGTCGAACCCTGACTCGGCGCACCCGCGGATCCAGGGGCCCACCAGGTCCAGCAGGGCTGCGCGCTTCTCCGCGGTGGAGGTGTCGAAGAGCAGCTCGTCGGACCAGCCCGGATCGGCCAGGGGCCCGTCAGCGGTCTGCAGCACCAGCTCCGGGTGGGCGGCGGCGAACGCCGCGGAGTCGCCGGGCTGGGTCTGGAACCCGTTGACGTAGCAGATGTCGTAGCCGAGGCCAGCGGGCTGCGCGGTCCGGTCGCGAGCGACCACAGTGACGCCCGCGGGGGGCGGGTAGGGCCCGCTGAGCTGGTAGTCGAACCGCGCGCCCGTCGGCGGTGGCGCCCACGACTCGCGCTCTGGGCTGGCCCCCTCGACGACCGCCGGCTCCGGGACCGCCTCCGGCTGCACCGTCGAGCAGCCGGTCAGCGCCAGCAGGACGACGACGGCAGCCCGACCAGCCCGACGCCCGTCACCGCGCACGCAACCCGCCCACCCGCCACACGAGGGCGCCGACCAGCGCCACGGACGCTGCCGCTCCCCCGCCGACGGTCGCGCCGGCGAACGCCGCCGCACGCAGGTCCGGCGCCAGCGCTGCGGCGGTGCACCCGGCGACCGCCGCCACGGCGAACAGCGCCAGCAGCACCACGACCGACGGCGAGCGCAGCAGCGCGGACCTGGTGGGCCCGTGGCCCGTCGTCGTCCTCAGCGGTGCCGGAGGAGTGCGGCGCCACCAGCGCAGCGCCCACAGCGCGAGCACGACGAGTCCCAGCAGGCCGCTGCCGTACTGCGCCCAGCGGTAGCCCTCCAGCGGTCCGACCGGCTCCCTCAGCACCGCGAGGTGCGCGGTGCCCCACCGGCCGGGGTGGGTGAGCTCGTCCCAGCCGACGTGCGTGGCGGCACCGACGACCAGCGCCAGGAGCGTCCACGCCACGAGCGACGGAGACGCGAGCCGCCGCCGGAGCCCGGTGGCCGCGCCCCCCGACGACCGCGCCCGCAGACCGGCCGGTGAGGCCGCGACGGCCGCAGGGGCGAGGACCGAGTGCCAGACCGCCCACGCCACGAGGCCGAGAGCGAGGTCGGTGGTCACCAGCGACAGCGGCGAGTGCGTGTCCCAGCTCGTACCGGCAGGCGTGTAGTAGGGCAGGTCGGGAGTGAGAGTGCCGATGACCAGCGCTGACGCCGGCAGCGGCGTGCGCAGCAGCGGCAGTGCGGCCGCCGCGTGCGCGGGGGTGAAGGGCACCGGGCCACGCTAGCGAGCGGGGGCTGCGATGCTGCGGGGATGGCCGTCCACCACCAGGCGACGATCGTCCCGACCAAGGCCGAGCTGCTGGCGGCGTGGGTGCCCACCCAGCCGTGGGCCGCCGGCGCGGACACCTCGTCGCTGACCAAGCTCGGGGCGTACCGCTTCGACGACCCCGACGGCGAGGTCGGGATGGAGACCCATCTGCTCGCCACCGCCGACGGGCAGGTGCTCCAGGTGCCGCTGACCTACCGCGGGTCTCCGCGCGCCGGAGCGGAGGACTCCCTCGTCACGACGATGACGCACACGACCCTGGGCGATCGCTGGATCTACGACGCCCGCCACGACCCGGTCTACGCCACCGCGCTGGCCACCACCATCGCCACCGGCGGCCGTGAGGCCGACCTCTTCCTCGCCACCGCGGACGGCCTCGAGCCGCAGCCCGCCTCCGCGCGCGTCCGAGGGAGCGGAACGGCCACCGCCCCGCCGCACGCCTCCTGGGGCCCAGCGCGGGTCACGGTCGAGGGCACGGCGTCGACCACCCGCGGCGACGCCGCTGCGCTCACCGTGCTCCACGTGCTCAGCACGACGACGACGGGTGCGGCGGCAGGCGGGCTCGTGCTGACGGGCACATGGCCCGGGCAGGAGCGGCCGGTGCTCCTCGCCGAGCTCCGCCTGAGGACCGCGTCGGGCTCCTGACCGGGTCAGGCTCGGGGGGCGTCCTGCAGGGAGCGGCGCTCGACGAGGTCGCAGGGCACGAGCTCGCGGCCCTGCGGCTGGCGGCGCCCGAGGAGGATCTCCCCCGCTCGCCGCCCCATCTCGGCGTGCGGGAGCTCCACCGTGGTGAGGGCCGGCTGGACGCCGTCGGCGATGTCCGGGACGTCGTCGAACCCGACGATGCTCACCTCGTCGGGCACCGAGACGCCCAGGTCGCGCATGGCGAGCATCGCGCCGATGGCCATGAAGTCGTTGCCGCACACCAGCGCGGTGGGGCGGTGGCCGGAGAACGCCGCGCGCGCCTGCGCGTAGCCGGACCCCAGGGTGTAGTCACCGAAGGTGACCTGCTGCTCGGCCGGGTCGAGGCCGGCATCACCGGTGGCGTCGAGGTAGGCGCGGGAGCGCTGGACGGCCGCGTACTCCGCCGGCGGACCGCCGAGGTAGGCGGTGCGGCGGTGACCGCGCCGGACGACGGCCGAGGCGGCGGCCAGGCCGCCGGCGTACTCGTCGGCGAGCAGCACGGCGGAGTCGTCGGGCTCGGCGGGCCAGCAGTTGAGGTAGATCGTGCGGGTGTCGCCCAGCAGCAGGCTGGGGTGCACCGCCGTCGGCTCGATGGAGACGAAGACCAGCGCGGCCACGCCGCGGTCGATGAGCGCGGTGACGGCGGCGTCGTTGCTGGCGGGGTCGTCGTCGGTCTCGATGAGCATCGGCACCACGCCCGAACCGACGAGCGCTCCCTGCAGTCCGCTGAGCATGCGGCCGGCGAACAGGGGGCCGATGACGCGGTTGGTGATGACGCCGACGGTGTCGGCCTGCTGCATGCGCAGCGAGCGGGCGAGGCGGTTGGGCCGGAACTCCAGCTCCTCGGCCGCTCGCCGCACCTTCTGGCGGGTGAGGTCGGCGATCTGCACGGTCGTGCGGTCGTTGAGGACCAGGGAGACGGTCGAGACCGAGACGCCGGCCCTGCGCGCGACGTCGGCCATGGTCACCCGGCCGGCGGGCTTGTTGCTGGCCTGCGTCGTCATGGTGGGGTCCTTCGTCCGGGTCGGTGCTCCGAGGTGCGCGTGCTCGACGCCCCGCTGCTCCGTCGCCAGGTCCGCCGCCCTCCGGCGACGTGCTCCGCTGACAGGATGCCCGATGCGGACGGTGCCCAGGAGGGCCGGGCTTGGAGGCGGCCCAGCCCTCCCGGTGCGGTGCCAGCCGTTCGGCCGACCGTCAGCCGACCGTCAGCGCAGGTGCCACAGGCGGGCACCGACGACGGACTGCACCTTCCACGGCGGTGGGGTGGTCGGGTAGACCCGGGCGGTCAGGGCGCGGCCCGCGGCGGTGAAGACCTCGATGACGGAGCCGTCCACGAAGACCCTGGCCGCCCACGGCCGCGTGCTGCCGGCCAAGGCGTCCGGCGCCGTGACGACGCCGCGGTGGGCACGGTGGTCGAGGCTCGCGCCGTCGTGGTCGAGGGTGACGGTGTCGGCCTCGAGGTCGACGGTGATGACGACCTCCTCCCCCGCGCCGAAGCACAGCCGGGTGGTGGCCGAGGTCATCGGCAGCTCCAGCTCGAAGCAGGTGGTGTCCAGCAGGGCGCCGTCGGCGTCCTGGGCGTCACCGGCGCGCAGGACGTCCACCGCCGGGAGCGGTGCGCTGCGCAGGGTTCCGTCGTCGCCGCGGCTGAGCACGCGCGGCAGCGAGATGACTCCGGCCCATCCGCGCTCGGCCCACTCGTCGGTCTCGATGGTCTCCTTCAGCCAGCCGAAGACCAGGGGCCCGGCAGGGCTGTCGCGCATGATCGACGGCGCGTAGAAGCTCGTGCCGTGGTCGACCGGGTACGGGTGGTCGACGCCTCCGGGGGCGTCGTCGAGCACCAGCACCCTGCCCGACAGGAACGTCTGGGCCCACGCGGCCACGAGCACGGAGTCGATGCCGTCGACCGTGACGACCTGCGGGCACTCCCAGCCGGAGCCGGTGTCGTGGCCGTCGGTGGTGAGGGACCGGCGGCGGTGCATCCACTCGCCGCGGTAGGTCCAGTCGGTCAGGTCGTCGGAGTCGTACCGGCGCACGGCGGCCACCTGCCCGGCGCGCTCGGAGCCGACGACCATCTGCCAGCGCTCGCCGTCGTGCCAGACGAAGGGGTCGCGGAACATGAGCACGCCCTCCTCGGGCGCGGGGTCGGCCACCGCCAGCTCCGGCGCGCCGAAGCTGGCACCGCCGTCGGTGGACACCGCGGTGAGCACCGACTGGAACGGCAGCTCGCGCACGTGGCCCGAATAGAAGGCCCGCACGTTCCCGTCGGTGTCGATGACGGTGTTGCCCGAGTAGACGCCGTCACGGTCCGGGCCGTCCGGCGTGGAGACCATCGCCGGGCGGTGCAGCTGCCAGCGGACCAGGTCGGTGCTGGTCGCGTGGCCCCACTGGACGGGGCTGGCCATGTCCAGCGTGGGCCGGTTCTGGAAGTACAGATGGGTGGTGCCACCCACCTGGACCGGGCCGTTGGGGTCGTTGAGGAACCCCCTCGGCGGACGGATGTGGAAGCGAGGGGTGAGGTGGTCGCTCATCGGAATGATCCCGCCGTGATTCCTTCGATGAAGTAGCGCTGGGCGAAGACGAACAGCAGGACGCTGGGAACCATCGCCAGCACCACGCCGGCCAGGACGACCGAGATCGACCCGGTGCCGAGGTTGCCCTGCAGGCCCACCAGGCCCAGCGGGAGGGTGAAGTTGCTCTGCGTCTGCAGGAAGATCAGGGGCCGGTAGAACTCCGCCCAGAACCCCGAGAAGTTGAGGATGGCCAGGGTGGCGATGGCCGGACCGGCCATGCGGGCGTACACGAGGTAGAAGACCTGGAAGTAGCCGGCGCCGTCGATGGTGGCGGCCTCGCCGAGCTCCTTGGGCATCTGCAGGAAGTACTGCCGCATGAGGAAGGTGCCGAAGGCGCTGCCGAGCGCGGGGATGACCAGGCTGCCCAGGCTGTCGCTGAGCCCCAGGTACCTGACGATGACGAACACCGGGATGATGATCGTCTGCAGCGGCACCATCATCGTGGCCAGGAAGGCGAAGAAGATGGCGTTCCGCCCGGGGAACTTGAGCATCGCGAAGGCGTAGCCGGACAGCATGCAGGTGACGGTCTGGCCCGCCACGATGAGCACGGTCACGATGACGCTGTTGACGAAGAACTGGCCGATCGGGATCTGGTCGAAGACCGCGGCGTAGTTGGAGAAGTCCGGGTGCAGCGGCAGCCACTGCGGGGGGTTCTTGAAGGACTCCGCCGGGGTGCGCAGCGAGGTCGTCAGGGTCCACAGCAGCGGGCCGAGGGCGGTGACCGCGGCCAGCACCAGGACGACGAGGCCCACGGTCCGTCCGAGGTTGCGCGTCAGGCCGCTCACCGTGGAGGCGGTCTTCGGCAGCGGCGGGGGCGCGTCGGCGATGGCCGGCTTGGCCGGAGTGCTCAGGCTCACTGGTAGAACACCAACTTCCGGGCGGCGAGGAACTGCAGCCCGGTGACCGCGAGGATCATCAGGAGCAGGATGATGGAGATCGCGGAGCCGTAGCCGAACTGCAGGTTCTGGAAGGCGCTCTGGTACATCACGATCGTCGTCGTCGTGGTCGCCGTGCCGGGCCCGCCCTTGGTCATGATGTAGGGCTGGTCGAACAGCTGCATGGCGTTGATGAAGGCCACGACGGCGGCGAAGAGGATCGTCGGGCTGATGAGCGGCACCTTGATCCGGATGAGCGTCGCCCACGGCTTGGCGCCGTCGATGGACGCCGCCTCGAGGACCTCCTTGGGCACCGACATCAGCGCTGCCACGAACAGCACGAAGGTGAAGCCCACCTGCTGCCAGACCGCGACCATGACGATGGTGGCGAAGGCGCCGAACTCCGAGGTCAGCCACGGCACCTTGGACAGCCCGACCAGCTCGAGGTAGTAGTTGACCAGGCCGAACTTGTAGTCGAACAGGTAGCCCATGAAGATCGACACTGCGGCGGTCGAGGCCAGCAGCGGCAGGTAGAAGGCGGTGCGGAAGAACGTGCGCGCGGCGTTCGACCGCCGCTGGTTCACCAGCACCGCCAGGCCCAGGCCGAGGCCCAGCTGCAGGACGACGACGCTGACGGCCATGAGGATCGTGGTCTTGAAGGAGCGCAGCACGGCCGTGTCCTCAGCCATGCGCGTGTAGTTCTCCAGGCCGATGAACCTCGGGTCGCTGATGACGTCCCAGGAGAAGAACGACAGCCCGAAGGACGCCAGGATCGGCAGTCCGGTGAAGACGGTCACGAAGAGCACCGCCAGGGAGATCATCGCGTAGCCGAAGCGCGCCTCCCGGCGCGCCCTGAGACGCGATGCTCGCGTCGCAGGGCGCGCCAGGGTGCTGACGAGCGCGCCCCCGGGGTCGGAAGCGACGGCCATCAGCTGGCTCCGGCTGCCTTCTCCAGGTCCGCCTGGAGACCGTCGAGCGCGGTCTTGGCGCTGCCGCCGGAGAACGCCTCGGTGGTCCGCTGGTTCAGCGCGGTCGCCAGGGCGTTGTAGTACGGCGGCGCCGGGATCGGCGCGGTGTCCGGGTGGTCGGTCAGGGTGTCGTAGAAGACCTCCCAGTTCTTCGGCCCGGTGGTCGCGTAGCGCTCGGCGGTCATGAGCGACTTGCGCGCCGGCGTGGTGACGTTGCCGGGGACGATGATGTCGAAGCTCTCCGGCGCTGCGATGACCTTGAGCACCTCCCAGGCGAGGTCCTTCTGCTTGGAGGAGTCGAAGATCGCGTAGCCGCCGGTCCCGAACAGGTGGCGCTGCGACTTCCACTTCGGGAAGAGCTGCACGTCGAAGGAGCCGTCGGCCATGCCCGCGTTGTGGAGCCCACCGGCCCAGAAGCCGCCGCCGATGGCCATGCCGATGCGCCCGGACTGGAACAGGCCCTGCAGGGTCTGACCACCACCGACGTCGGGAGAGGGCGACAGCGCCGCCTTCTGCAGCTCGACCATGTACTCCAGCGCCTCCACCGTTCCAGCGGAGTTCGCGGTGGGGGTGCCCCACTTCCAACCGCCGCCGCGGCCCTTGGCCGCGTCGTTCCCGGCGTAGGCGGTGCTCCACAGCCAGTCGCCGCCGTCGTACTTGCTCTCCTCGAGCAGGTTGGCGTTGTTGGCGTACATGAAGGAGGTCCAGCTGCCCCACAGGCGCACGACCCAGTCGAAGGCGTTGATGTCGCCACCGAGCTTGGCGATGGCGGTGGCGTTGGACTGGAAGGTGTCCAGCGTCCAGTCGCTCGCGGGCGCCGCGAGGCCGGCCTTGGTGTAGAGGTCGGTGTTGTAGAACATGTTGCCGGCGTTGAAGTCGGTGGGGAGCTCGAAGAGGCTGCCCTGGTACATCATCGCTTCCACCAGCGAGGGGTGGACGTCGGCGAAGTAGTCCTTGAGCTGGTCCATGTCGCGCTTGACGTAGTCGTCCAGCGGCATGGCCAGGCCCTTGGAGGCCATGAGCTGCACGCCCTCGGTGGCCACCGAGACGATGTCCGGCGGCGTCCCGGCGGCGAGCTGGGTCAGGACCTTGGCGAAGAAGTCGTTCCAGTCGGTGCCGGTGATGCCGGTGACCTCGATCGTCACCTTCTTGTCGAGCTTGGCGATCGCGGTGTTGAGGCTCTTCTGCAGGCCGTCCGCGGCCTTCTGGTCACCGAAGCTGAGCATCCGCAGGGTGCCGGACCCGCCGCCGGAGCCGCCGGAGCTCCCACCGGACCCGCAGGCGGCCAGGGACGTCACGCCGGCGGCCGCGAGACCGCCGAAGGCCCCCGCCTTCAAGAACGAGCGACGGTCGATGCCGCCGGTGAACAGACCCGCCATGGGCGGTGCTCCTCTCTGAGCACGTTCGGCCACCTCAATCGATTTGAGGAGCGCCTAAAACGATTGAGGTGGAACGTACACCGGGTCCCGGGGGTGGTCAACGAACTCGCTGGCACAAGTCGCCGGAACCTGCACGAGGAAGCTCAGCGGCTGCCGCACCGCGCCAGGCTCACCCCATCGGCTGGCGCGGTGCGGCGGCCGGTTGCGCCAGGGTGGAGGCGGGACGAGCCATCCCCTGCGGTGCCCGCCCGCGACGCGCTGAGGGCGCCTCGGCGTCGCGCCGCGGCGGGCACCGCTGCCCCGACCCCGCCGGGTCAGACGGCTCGCAGGGGGCTGCGGTCGGGCACGTCAGCGGCGCAGCTCCAGCGCCCGCGCGGGGCGGTCGGTGGTGACGAGCCAGGCGCTCGAGCGCAGCCACCGCACGAGCTCGTCGTCGTCGTCGACAGTCCACACGAGCAGGGGCAGGTGGTGGCGCCGCGCCCAGCGCTCCGTGGTGAGCCGCGCCAGGGCCTCGTTGGCGACGACGAGGGTCGCGTCGCAGGCGCGCAGGCGCCGACCGGGCAGCAGCAGCTCCTCGAGCAGCCGCAGTCCGCGGCGCCACAGCGGACCGGGCGGGTCGGCGCCCAGGGACGGGCCGACGAGCAGCGCCTCATGGCCCGTGGCGCGGGCCCAGGCGCGCACCGCACGGACGGAGGAGGTGTCGTCGCTGGTGAATAAGGCACCCTCCTCCCCCACAGCGGCGACCACCTGACGGGCGGCGTCGGCCTCCCAGGTGTCCTCGGGCCGGTCGTGCAGGTGGGGCGGGGAGGTGAGCTTCAGGTCGACGTGGGCACCGGCGCGGCCCGCCAGTGCGTGCAGGCACTCCGCGAGGGTCGGGACCTGCGGGGACAGCCGCTGCAGCGTCGCGTGGTCGAGGTCGGCCACCGGCGCGCGGCGGGCTCCGTCGGCCACCAGCTCGTCGTGGGCGACGACGAGGACGCCGTCCCGGCAGCGCCGCACGTCCAGCTCCACGAAGTCGACGCCGAGCGCGACGGCCGCGCGCACGGCGTCCAGGTCGGCCGGGCGGTGCGCGGAGACCCGGACGGGAGCCGCCGGGCTGGCTGAGCTGCTCGAGCCGGTGGGGTCGGTGGGGCTGGCCACGACCTGATCGTCGCGCGACGCGGCGGGCTCCGCAGAAGTCCCTTGACCGGGATCGATCACCGCTGGCTGGATGATCCCGTGGACGTGCCAGCGATCGAGGCCGACGGCCTGCGCAAGGTGTTCAGCACGGTGGTCCGCTCCCCCGGCCTGCGCGGGTTCGTGCGCTCGGTCGTCGCTCCTGAGCGCGCCGAGACCGTGGCGGTGGAGGGCGTCTCCTTCACGGTGGGCCAGGGCGAGCTGCTCGCGCTGCTCGGACCCAACGGAGCGGGCAAGTCGACCACCATCAAGATGCTCTCGGGCGTGCTCGTGCCCACCGCCGGGCGGGCCCGGATCGCGGGGCACGTGCCGCACACCGACCGGATCGCCAACGCCCGCCGCATCGGCGCGGTGTTCGGGCAGCGCACGCAGCTGTGGTGGGACCTGCCGGCCACGGAGTCGTTCGGGATGCTCCGCGACATCTTCCGCACCGACACCGCCACCCACGAGCGGCGCCTGGCCGAGCTCGACGCGCTGCTGGAGCTGTCGGCGTTCTGGCACCAGCGCCCGCGGCACATGTCGCTGGGCCAGCGGGTGCGCTGCGACCTCGCGGCGGCGCTGCTCCACGACCCGCCGATCATCTTCCTCGACGAGCCCACCATCGGGATGGACGCCGTGGTCAAGGAGCAGGTGCGCGAGTTCATCCGCCACCAGGTGGACGCCCGGGGCCGCACGGTGGTGCTCACCACCCACGACATGGCCGAGGTGGCCCGGCTGGCGCAGCGCGTGCTGCTGGTCAACCACGGCCGCGTGGTCTACGACGGCGGGCTGGACGAGCTGCAGCGCGAGTACGGCAGCGGCTGGCGCGTCAGGGTGGTCTACACCCCCGGCGCCGCGCCGGAGACCACCCACCTGGACGGTCGCAGCGGAGGCGCCCACCTGTACTCCGGCGACGACGACGCCGCCCACCGATCGCTGCTGCGCGCCCTGCTCGACCGCGACGACGTGCTGGACCTGCAGACCGGCGGTGACGACCTGGAGGACGTCATGGCCGCCGTGTACCGGCGCCGCGCCGGGGTCGCCCCGTGACGGCTCCCGCACCAGCCCCCGCACCCGGCCCGGCGCCGGCGCCGGCGAGCGTCAGCGAGCTCGGGCGGGCGTGGAGGGTGGCCCGCACCTCGGCGCTGTACGAGGTGCTCCAGCCCGGGCGGCTCATCGGGGCGCTGGCGCAGCTGGCCACCCAGGTGTTCCTCGTCTGGTGCCTGTGGACGGCGCTGTACGAGGTGGTGCCGATCAGCGCCGGCCTCGACCAGGGCCAGGCCGTCACCTACGCCGTGGTCGGGGCCCTGTACGCCCGGCTGCGCGGCCCGGACCGCGTGGCCGCCCGCGACACCGTGCTGCACCACGTCCGGCAGGGCAGCGTCGTGTACTGGTACCTGCGGCCGCTGGCGCCCCGGAGCTACCACTGGATGCGGGCCGTGGGAGACCAGGCCTACGGGCTCGCGTGGACGGCGGCAGCCTTCGTCGTCGTCCTCGGTCTGGGGGTGGTGCAGCCTCCGGCCTCGGGTGCGGCGCTGGCCGCCTTCGCCGTCACCACCGCGCTCGGCCAGGTGGTCCTCTACCAGCTGCTCGCACTCGTCGACGTCGCGTGCTTCTGGACCATCAACAACGGCGGGGTGCGTGCCATCGTGGCCTTCGCGCAGAACCTCTTCGCCGGGGCCATCGCCCCGCTGTGGTTCTTCCCCGGCTGGTTCCAGACCCTCTCGGGCTGGCTGCCGTTCCAGACCACGCTGCACGTGCCGCTGTCGTTCTACATCGGGCGGATCAGCACCGACCAGCTGGGCCGGGACGCGGCTGTGCAGGTGGTGTGGATCGCCGCGCTGGGGGTGCTGCTGCACCTGGCGTGGAAGCGGGCCGACGCCCAGGTGGTGGTCCAGGGTGGCTGACCGGGCGGCTGCACGGGTGACTCATGAGGGCGCCCTGCGCCGGGCGGCCGGCGAGGTGCGGCTCACCGCGAGGTTCGTGCGGCTGTCGGTCGTCGCGCAGTGGGAGTACCGCGCGGACTTCGTGACGGCGGTGGCCATCGGGGCCATCTGGCAGACCAGCGTGGTGGTCTTCGCGACCGTGCTCATCACCCGCTTCCCCGGCATGGGCGGCTGGACCCAGGGCGACGTCATGCTCATCGCGGCCCTGCGGATGACCGGCCACGCCCTGGCGGCGGCGCTGTTCATGGGCGCGCGCCGGGTGCCCGACCTCACCGCAGACGGCCGGGTGGACGGCTTCCTCCTGCGCCCCGTGCCGGTGTACCGGCAGATGATGCTCAGCTACTTCCACATCCCCACCATCGGCGACATCGCGGTGGCGGTGGTGCTGTTCGCGGTGGCGCTGCACCACCTCGAGATGACCTGGACGGCGGCGAAGGTGGCCTACCTCGTGGTGGCCGTGCTCGGGGTGGTGCTGCTGGAGGCCGCGGTGCAGACCTTCCTGGGCGGGTTCGGGCTGCGCAGCCCCGCCGTGGGCGAGTGGCAGGACTGGGCCGAGGAGCTCATGTCGACGTTCGGCAACTACCCGCTGCACATCCTGCCGAGCCTGGCCGTGGGGGTGTTCTTCTCGCTGCTGCCGATCGCCTTCGGCGCCTACCTGCCGGCGGCGGCGCTCACCGGGCAGACGGCCCAGCTGCCCGTGCCGGCCTGGCTCGCCCTGGCCTCTCCTGCCGTCAGCACAGGCCTGTACCTGCTGTCGCGGTGGTGGTTCGCGGTGCAGCTGCGGCGCTACGAGAGCGTGGGCGGCTGACGCTCGATCACGTCCACGACCACTGCTCAAGCGGGCGGCGCGACGGGCCGACGGTGCACAGGTGATGAAGCACCTCCGCGACCTGCGGATCGCGCACAAGCTCACCGCCGGCTTCGGCGTCGTCTGCCTGCTGCTCGCCGCAGCCGTGGCGCTGGGGATCACCCAGCTGCGCACCTCGCAGCACACCGTCTGGTCGATGTCCGCCGTCGTGGTGCCGGGGGTGCAGAGCAGCGGTGAGGTGCGCCGCGCCTTCGCCCAGTCCCGGCTCGACCTCGCCGGGACGGTGCTGGCCGCCGACGCGGAGGCCTCCGCCGCCGCCCGCCAGCGGGTGCAGGAGCAGGACGCACTGCTGGACGCCGCCTGGAAGACCTACCTCGCCACCTTCCCCGTCTCCAAGGCCTCCGACCGGAAGGCCTTCGAGACCGACCTGGCCGCCTACCGCACCGCCCGGCAGCCGCTGCTCGCCAGCACCGAGGCGCCCGACGAGGCGACCTTCGTCGCCACCCGCGACACCTCCCTGGCGCCGTTGCAGGTGCGCATCGACGACGTGCTGGCCCGCATGCAGAAGGCGGAGATCGACAACGCGGCGGCCACCGGCGCGCTCGGCGCCGAGCGCTACCGCACCGCGATGGTGGCCCTGCTCGCGCTGGGCGGCGTCAGCGTCATGGCCGCGCTGGTGGTGGGCACGACCGTCACCCGCTCCATCACGCGCCCCCTGGCCTCGACCCTCGCGGTGGTGCAGGGCCTGGCCGCCGGGCGCCTCGACCAGCGGGTCGGCCACGCCTCGCGCGACGAGATCGGCCAGCTGGCGCAAGCCGTCGACACCACGGTCACCACCCTCGCCAGCACCATCCGCGACGTCGCCACCACCTCCGCCGGCCTGACCACCACCAGCCAGGAGCTGTCCGCCACCGCCACCCAGCTGTCCACGGGAGCGGAGGAGTCCTCCGCGCAGTCGCAGGTGGTCTCCGCGGCCGCCGAGGAGATCTCCGCGAGCATCGGCACCGTCGCGGCCGCCAGCGAGCAGATGGGCGCCGCCGTCCGGCAGATCGCCACCTCCACCGCGGACGCGTCGACCACCGCCTCCAGCGCCGTCACCGCCGTGGAGGGCGCCTCGCTGGCGCTGCAGCGCCTGTCGGCGTCCAGCGGTGAGATCGGCGACGTGGTCAAGCTCATCACCTCGATCGCGGAGCAGACCAACCTCCTGGCGCTCAACGCCACCATCGAGGCCGCCCGTGCGGGCGAGCTCGGCAAGGGGTTCGCCGTGGTGGCGGGCGAGGTCAAGGAGCTGGCCCGCCAGACCGCTCAGGCCACCGAGTCCATCACCGCCCGCGTCGCCGCCACCCTCGGCGACACCGAGCACGCCGTGGCCGCCATCTCGGAGATCAG
This portion of the Quadrisphaera setariae genome encodes:
- a CDS encoding ABC transporter substrate-binding protein; protein product: MAGLFTGGIDRRSFLKAGAFGGLAAAGVTSLAACGSGGSSGGSGGGSGTLRMLSFGDQKAADGLQKSLNTAIAKLDKKVTIEVTGITGTDWNDFFAKVLTQLAAGTPPDIVSVATEGVQLMASKGLAMPLDDYVKRDMDQLKDYFADVHPSLVEAMMYQGSLFELPTDFNAGNMFYNTDLYTKAGLAAPASDWTLDTFQSNATAIAKLGGDINAFDWVVRLWGSWTSFMYANNANLLEESKYDGGDWLWSTAYAGNDAAKGRGGGWKWGTPTANSAGTVEALEYMVELQKAALSPSPDVGGGQTLQGLFQSGRIGMAIGGGFWAGGLHNAGMADGSFDVQLFPKWKSQRHLFGTGGYAIFDSSKQKDLAWEVLKVIAAPESFDIIVPGNVTTPARKSLMTAERYATTGPKNWEVFYDTLTDHPDTAPIPAPPYYNALATALNQRTTEAFSGGSAKTALDGLQADLEKAAGAS
- a CDS encoding glycerophosphodiester phosphodiesterase gives rise to the protein MASPTDPTGSSSSASPAAPVRVSAHRPADLDAVRAAVALGVDFVELDVRRCRDGVLVVAHDELVADGARRAPVADLDHATLQRLSPQVPTLAECLHALAGRAGAHVDLKLTSPPHLHDRPEDTWEADAARQVVAAVGEEGALFTSDDTSSVRAVRAWARATGHEALLVGPSLGADPPGPLWRRGLRLLEELLLPGRRLRACDATLVVANEALARLTTERWARRHHLPLLVWTVDDDDELVRWLRSSAWLVTTDRPARALELRR
- a CDS encoding ABC transporter ATP-binding protein; amino-acid sequence: MPAIEADGLRKVFSTVVRSPGLRGFVRSVVAPERAETVAVEGVSFTVGQGELLALLGPNGAGKSTTIKMLSGVLVPTAGRARIAGHVPHTDRIANARRIGAVFGQRTQLWWDLPATESFGMLRDIFRTDTATHERRLAELDALLELSAFWHQRPRHMSLGQRVRCDLAAALLHDPPIIFLDEPTIGMDAVVKEQVREFIRHQVDARGRTVVLTTHDMAEVARLAQRVLLVNHGRVVYDGGLDELQREYGSGWRVRVVYTPGAAPETTHLDGRSGGAHLYSGDDDAAHRSLLRALLDRDDVLDLQTGGDDLEDVMAAVYRRRAGVAP
- a CDS encoding ABC transporter permease, translating into MTAPAPAPAPGPAPAPASVSELGRAWRVARTSALYEVLQPGRLIGALAQLATQVFLVWCLWTALYEVVPISAGLDQGQAVTYAVVGALYARLRGPDRVAARDTVLHHVRQGSVVYWYLRPLAPRSYHWMRAVGDQAYGLAWTAAAFVVVLGLGVVQPPASGAALAAFAVTTALGQVVLYQLLALVDVACFWTINNGGVRAIVAFAQNLFAGAIAPLWFFPGWFQTLSGWLPFQTTLHVPLSFYIGRISTDQLGRDAAVQVVWIAALGVLLHLAWKRADAQVVVQGG
- a CDS encoding ABC-2 family transporter protein; amino-acid sequence: MTHEGALRRAAGEVRLTARFVRLSVVAQWEYRADFVTAVAIGAIWQTSVVVFATVLITRFPGMGGWTQGDVMLIAALRMTGHALAAALFMGARRVPDLTADGRVDGFLLRPVPVYRQMMLSYFHIPTIGDIAVAVVLFAVALHHLEMTWTAAKVAYLVVAVLGVVLLEAAVQTFLGGFGLRSPAVGEWQDWAEELMSTFGNYPLHILPSLAVGVFFSLLPIAFGAYLPAAALTGQTAQLPVPAWLALASPAVSTGLYLLSRWWFAVQLRRYESVGG
- a CDS encoding methyl-accepting chemotaxis protein; its protein translation is MKHLRDLRIAHKLTAGFGVVCLLLAAAVALGITQLRTSQHTVWSMSAVVVPGVQSSGEVRRAFAQSRLDLAGTVLAADAEASAAARQRVQEQDALLDAAWKTYLATFPVSKASDRKAFETDLAAYRTARQPLLASTEAPDEATFVATRDTSLAPLQVRIDDVLARMQKAEIDNAAATGALGAERYRTAMVALLALGGVSVMAALVVGTTVTRSITRPLASTLAVVQGLAAGRLDQRVGHASRDEIGQLAQAVDTTVTTLASTIRDVATTSAGLTTTSQELSATATQLSTGAEESSAQSQVVSAAAEEISASIGTVAAASEQMGAAVRQIATSTADASTTASSAVTAVEGASLALQRLSASSGEIGDVVKLITSIAEQTNLLALNATIEAARAGELGKGFAVVAGEVKELARQTAQATESITARVAATLGDTEHAVAAISEISAVITRIDEIQTTIAAAVEEQSATTDEVVRSVSEVSSGSREIAVNISGVAAAADQSAAGASQVATTAAGVSRAAGELDRLMGFFTV